A stretch of DNA from Nitratireductor thuwali:
TGGGTGGAGGATGGGGACGAGACCCAGTCCTTGCGGAAAAGACCATTGCCCAGGAGAAAGCGCTGCTGGTCCTCGAAATCCAGATTGGCCGACGGCTGGGAGAAGATGTCGGCATTGATCAGCTTGTCGGTGGTCGCCGCCCCGGCCTGCATGCGCTCAAAGCGCTCGGGCTTGGAGAAATCGGTCGCCGGGCGGGTGACGTCTTCGACGCGCGAGCGATCCTCCGGCGAAAGGTCGGGGCGTGGGCTTTCGGCATGAACGGAACAAGTGGCCCCGGCCAGCGCGAAAGCAAACGCATATCTTGAGATGACCATTCTCATCTTCCAGAACCAAAGCCATGCCGCGCGCCAAAGGGGGGCGCGGCCCGTAGTCGGTTTACTGGAAAACCGCGTCGGGTGCGTCAAGGCTGTCCGATCCCTCGATGGTCACGCCGGAAAGGTCGAGCGATGCGATGACACGCTCCAGCGAGCGGGTCTGGCCGACAAGGCCGTCGATCACGGCCTGGACGACCGCGTTGCCTTCCGCATTGCCTTCGCCGATCATTTGATCGTAGGCCTCGGTCTCCTCGGCGCGCGCCTTCAGGGCCTCGGCGGCGGCCAGCGTGGCGTCGAGCTTGGCCTCGACTTCGTCGGCAAGAGCGGAATCCTTTTCGCGGACGAGTTCGGCAAGACTGGCACCTTCGACTTTCTCGCCGCCGACGCGCTCATACTCGCCGAAATAGACGTTCCGGATCCCCACAATGTCGTAATAGTGGCTGTTGTGCGTGTTGTCGGAGAAGCAGTCATGCTCTTCTTCCGGATCGTTGAGAAGAAGGCCGAGTTTCATGCGCTCGCCTGCCAGTTCGCCATAGGAAAGGGAGCCGAGACCGGTGAGCATGGCCGTCAGGCCCGCCTGCGGATCCCCCTCGGTCAGGCTCGTGCGCGCCTTACCGCCTTCTTCCCAATTGGCGACCATTTCCTCTAGATCCGCAATCAGCAGTTGCGAGGCGGCGGACAGATACTGCGCGCGACGCTCGCAATTGCCGCCGGTGCAGTTGGCGGGATCGTAGTCGGTATAGGGGCGCTCGCCCGCACCGGCCTCGGTGCCGTTGAGGTCCTGCCCCCAAAGCAGGAACTCGATGGCGTGATAGCCGGTGGCCACGTTCGATTCGATGCCGCCGGCCTCGTGCAGCGACTGGATGACCGCCGGCGTGATCGTGGAAGCGTTGATCTCCTCACCGCCCACATTGATCTTGTCGTTGGTGATCACATTGACCGTGTAGAAGCTATTCGCGTCCGACTCCGTGCCATAGCCGGCGTCGACATAGTCGATCAGGCCTTCATCCAGCGGCCAGGCGTTCACGCGGCCTTCCCAGTCGTCGACGATCGGATTGCCGAAGCGGTAGGCCTCGGTCTGCTGATAAGGAACCCGTGCGGCAAGCCAGGCCTGCTTCGCCGCCTCGAGCGCCTCCGCTGACGGATCGGCAACAAGCGCCTCGATCTTTTCATCCAGGGCCCGCGCGGTCACAAGGCTGTCTTCGTAGCCGGCCAGGGCGATATCCGCATAGGTCGTCAGGACATCTGCCGGTTCGGCCGCCTGAGCGGCCGTCACGGTCAGACCTGAGAACAGGGCAAGTGCGATCCTCATATGAATTCCTCCGGAGCAGGATTGGAGCCAATGCATGCCGGCGGGCATGCGGCCTCGTTGATGGTTTTCCTGAATTGCCTGATCAGGAAACCATCTCTGCCGACCTTTAAAGGGAATCGGCTAGACCAGCAATAGTTGACTTCCGGTATCAGGTATTAGGCGGAGACGTGACCGCGAGCACGGCATTGGTTCCGCCAAAGGCGAAACTGTTGCTGATCGCCACGTTCACGGATCGCGCACGAGCCTCGTTCGGCGTCACGTCGAGGTCGCAATCCGGATCGGCTTCTCGGAAGCCCGCGGTGGGCGGCACCACGTTCTCGCGCAGCGCGTTGATGCAGGCGATCAGTTCGATGGCACCGGAGGCGCCGAGGCAATGGCCGTGCATCGACTTTGTGGAGGATATCGAGAGTCTGCGCGCATGGCCGCCGAACACCCGCTTGATCGCCTCCGTCTCGATGCGGTCATTGGCTTTCGTGCCGGTGCCATGGGCGTTGATGTAGTCCACATCTTCCGGCGCGATCCCCGCCTCCGCAAGACATGCCTGCATGGCCCGAACAGGCCCTTCCACGGTCGGGGCAACGATGTCTGAGGCGTCGGCCGACATGCCCGTTCCCGCAAGCTCGGCCAGGATGTGCGCGCCGCGGGCAAG
This window harbors:
- a CDS encoding imelysin family protein — translated: MRIALALFSGLTVTAAQAAEPADVLTTYADIALAGYEDSLVTARALDEKIEALVADPSAEALEAAKQAWLAARVPYQQTEAYRFGNPIVDDWEGRVNAWPLDEGLIDYVDAGYGTESDANSFYTVNVITNDKINVGGEEINASTITPAVIQSLHEAGGIESNVATGYHAIEFLLWGQDLNGTEAGAGERPYTDYDPANCTGGNCERRAQYLSAASQLLIADLEEMVANWEEGGKARTSLTEGDPQAGLTAMLTGLGSLSYGELAGERMKLGLLLNDPEEEHDCFSDNTHNSHYYDIVGIRNVYFGEYERVGGEKVEGASLAELVREKDSALADEVEAKLDATLAAAEALKARAEETEAYDQMIGEGNAEGNAVVQAVIDGLVGQTRSLERVIASLDLSGVTIEGSDSLDAPDAVFQ